In one Plectropomus leopardus isolate mb unplaced genomic scaffold, YSFRI_Pleo_2.0 unplaced_scaffold23214, whole genome shotgun sequence genomic region, the following are encoded:
- the si:ch73-335l21.2 gene encoding RING finger domain-containing protein has protein sequence MTGDVVPQQGDPAAAAPPSGEPMDVECPICYQEYNQYNKCPRMLECLHVFCTECLQRIQFCPSDPTDPHSPPAIPCPLCRHLTPLETGDALSLPCNSRILARLSTIALRLPVTAARLATVTQRVVLSLDGDSSDARFIILPTVSLRVQQMHPDRPYGTAPGLVGEEEVIEQSKKTLFCVQLLAVIFWVLFVIICVVGVVFGPHFLNRKF, from the coding sequence ATGACGGGGGATGTCGTCCCTCAGCAGGGGGAcccagctgctgcagcacctcCCTCTGGGGAGCCCATGGATGTGGAGTGTCCCATCTGCTACCAGGAGTACAACCAGTACAACAAGTGTCCCCGCATGCTTGAGTGCCTCCATGTTTTTTGCACCGAGTGCCTCCAGAGGATCCAGTTCTGCCCCAGCGATCCCACTGACCCCCACAGCCCGCCCGCCATCCCGTGCCCCCTTTGCCGCCACCTCACCCCTCTGGAGACGGGGGACGCCCTCTCCTTACCCTGCAACTCCCGCATCCTGGCCAGGCTGTCCACCATTGCCCTCCGCCTGCCCGTGACTGCGGCACGCCTGGCCACCGTCACCCAGAGAGTGGTGCTGTCTCTGGATGGCGACAGCAGCGATGCTCGCTTTATCATTCTGCCCACCGTCAGCCTGCGGGTGCAGCAGATGCACCCGGACAGGCCGTACGGCACGGCGCCCGGCCTGGTgggtgaggaggaggtgatTGAGCAGAGCAAGAAGACGCTGTTCTGCGtgcagctgctggctgtcaTCTTCTGGGTGCTGTTTGTCATCATCTGCGTGGTCGGGGTGGTGTTTGGGCCACATTTCTTAAACCGGAAATTTTAA